In the Solanum pennellii chromosome 5, SPENNV200 genome, one interval contains:
- the LOC107018633 gene encoding trihelix transcription factor ASIL2 isoform X1 yields MNDSDDETPYSSRPNAAIYNTSSLRSRRSIRNPTSYPRNTHYEYNNEFQYNHHGGGAAAHDDDESDDEEENQEFSSGENDVDNFQGKKKRKLETLVSNYNFAPRSGSKDIWSEEESFVLLEVWGERYLELGRRSLRAEDWGEVAEKVTEMVGVDKTEVECRNQLDVLKKKYKKEITKMEKTGGGFHSKWTFFKKMDMLMNLRMKGHCGLGCGLDSGEYVFMDPRMYLDRSNVLDEMRDSPAGSDADNDEEEDEQGSGGWEGDDASAKLLADSIQRFGQIYEKIENSKRKQMMELEKMRRDFQRELELQKKQIIERAQVEIAKIRGNGENDDDEDNEDEDGEETDNISGEKLRG; encoded by the coding sequence ATGAATGATTCTGATGATGAAACTCCATACTCTTCAAGACCCAACGCTGCCATTTACAATACGTCTTCTCTTCGATCAAGACGCTCAATTCGAAACCCTACCTCTTATCCTAGAAATACCCATTATGAGTATAATAACGAAtttcaatataaccatcatggTGGTGGTGCTGCTGcccatgatgatgatgaatctgatgatgaagaagaaaatcaagaatttaGCAGTGGAGAAAATGATGTTGATAATTTTCAAGGTAAGAAGAAGAGAAAGTTGGAAACTTTAGTTTCAAATTACAATTTTGCCCCTCGTTCAGGTTCAAAGGATATTTGGAGTGAAGAGGAGAGTTTTGTGTTGTTGGAAGTGTGGGGTGAGAGGTATTTGGAGCTCGGACGGAGGAGCTTACGTGCTGAAGATTGGGGTGAAGTTGCAGAGAAGGTAACAGAAATGGTTGGTGTtgataaaactgaagttgagtGTAGGAATCAATTAGATGTGCTAAAGAAGAAGTATAAGAAGGAGATAACAAAAATGGAGAAAACTGGAGGTGGGTTTCATAGCAAGTGgacattttttaagaaaatggaTATGCTCATgaatttgaggatgaaagggCATTGTGGATTGGGTTGTGGGCTCGATTCGGGTGAGTATGTGTTTATGGACCCACGAATGTACTTGGATAGGTCAAATGTGTTGGATGAGATGAGAGATAGTCCTGCAGGATCAGATGCGGATAATGATGAAGAAGAGGACGAGCAGGGTTCCGGAGGATGGGAGGGTGATGATGCGTCAGCTAAGTTGCTAGCAGATTCAATTCAAAGGTTTGGGCAGATATATGAGAAAATTGAGAATAGTAAGAGGAAGCAGATGATGGAGCTGGAGAAGATGAGAAGGGATTTCCAAAGGGAGTTGGAGTTGCAGAAGAAACAGATAATTGAGAGGGCACAGGTGGAAATTGCTAAAATAAGGGGCAACGGagaaaatgatgatgatgaagacaatgaagATGAGGATGGTGAAGAGACTGACAATATTTCCGGTGAGAAGCTTAGGGGCTAA
- the LOC107018633 gene encoding trihelix transcription factor ASIL2 isoform X2, with protein sequence MNDSDDETPYSSRPNAAIYNTSSLRSRRSIRNPTSYPRNTHYEYNNEFQYNHHGGGAAAHDDDESDDEEENQEFSSGENDVDNFQGKKKRKLETLVSNYNFAPRSGSKDIWSEEESFVLLEVWGERYLELGRRSLRAEDWGEVAEKVTEMVGVDKTEVECRNQLDVLKKKYKKEITKMEKTGGGFHSKWTFFKKMDMLMNLRMKGHCGLGCGLDSGEYVFMDPRMYLDRSNVLDEMRDSPAGSDADNDEEEDEQGSGGWEGDDASAKLLADSIQRFGQIYEKIENSKRKQMMELEKMRRDFQRELELQKKQIIERAQVEIAKIRGNGENDDDEDNEDEDGEETDNISG encoded by the coding sequence ATGAATGATTCTGATGATGAAACTCCATACTCTTCAAGACCCAACGCTGCCATTTACAATACGTCTTCTCTTCGATCAAGACGCTCAATTCGAAACCCTACCTCTTATCCTAGAAATACCCATTATGAGTATAATAACGAAtttcaatataaccatcatggTGGTGGTGCTGCTGcccatgatgatgatgaatctgatgatgaagaagaaaatcaagaatttaGCAGTGGAGAAAATGATGTTGATAATTTTCAAGGTAAGAAGAAGAGAAAGTTGGAAACTTTAGTTTCAAATTACAATTTTGCCCCTCGTTCAGGTTCAAAGGATATTTGGAGTGAAGAGGAGAGTTTTGTGTTGTTGGAAGTGTGGGGTGAGAGGTATTTGGAGCTCGGACGGAGGAGCTTACGTGCTGAAGATTGGGGTGAAGTTGCAGAGAAGGTAACAGAAATGGTTGGTGTtgataaaactgaagttgagtGTAGGAATCAATTAGATGTGCTAAAGAAGAAGTATAAGAAGGAGATAACAAAAATGGAGAAAACTGGAGGTGGGTTTCATAGCAAGTGgacattttttaagaaaatggaTATGCTCATgaatttgaggatgaaagggCATTGTGGATTGGGTTGTGGGCTCGATTCGGGTGAGTATGTGTTTATGGACCCACGAATGTACTTGGATAGGTCAAATGTGTTGGATGAGATGAGAGATAGTCCTGCAGGATCAGATGCGGATAATGATGAAGAAGAGGACGAGCAGGGTTCCGGAGGATGGGAGGGTGATGATGCGTCAGCTAAGTTGCTAGCAGATTCAATTCAAAGGTTTGGGCAGATATATGAGAAAATTGAGAATAGTAAGAGGAAGCAGATGATGGAGCTGGAGAAGATGAGAAGGGATTTCCAAAGGGAGTTGGAGTTGCAGAAGAAACAGATAATTGAGAGGGCACAGGTGGAAATTGCTAAAATAAGGGGCAACGGagaaaatgatgatgatgaagacaatgaagATGAGGATGGTGAAGAGACTGACAATATTTCCG